The genomic DNA TAACTTTGCCGACTTCAAAAAGGACCACGACAGAGCCTATCCTTACTTCGCACCTAAATATTTTTATACCCAAGGAAGAAGTTATTTCGTTAATTTACAATTTAGATTTTAATTATAATACTTAGCTTAAAATGAAAACAACCGTATATTTAAAAGTTTCTTTATTGGCATTAGCCAGCTTAGGGAGCCTTACCTCTTGTGTAAAGGATGATGAATTTGACATCCCTAAAATAGAGTGCCAGAACCAGTTTACCGCTGCCAATAGTAGCATCAAGGAGGTTAAAGATTTATCGCCAACCCCTCAGCCGCCTACCTATGTGAGCAATTACAAAATCACCGATGATTTAATTTTTGATGGTTATGTGATTTCCAGCGATGAGGAGGGCAACTTCTATAAGCAACTGACCATTCAAGACGATCCTGAAAACCCTACTGCGGGAATTCAAATCGCGATTAACAAAGCGAGCCTCTACACCGATTATCCTGTGGGAGCGCATGTTCGCATCAAGGCGAAAGGGCTTTCTGTAGGGGAAGACCGCGGCGTGGTTAAATTAGGCTACGAGAAACCAACAGGGCAAATCCAAGAGTCTAAAATGTCCGAATTTATTTCTGGCGTATGTGGCGGTAATACTTTGGATATTAAAACCATTAAACCAAAAGTAGTCAACTCTATAGATGAGGCAACCACAGATGAAAACATCAACACTTTGGTAACGATTAAAAATGTACAATTTGCGGATGCAGATGGCACACTCACCTATGCCGATGTGGTGAACAACATTACAACAGACAGAACTTTAATCGACAAAAACGGAAACCAAGCCGTATTGAGAAACAGCGGCTATGCTAAATTTGCAGGTAAAGTAATGCCAAAAGAAAGCGGCGAAATTACTGCCGTGGTGACTAAATATACCTCAGGGAAAAATGTTACTTGGCAACTCTACATCCGTGATTTAGATGATGTAAAATTTGACCAACCGAGATTTGTAGACGGCTCTAAAATCTATGGTGGTGGCGCTTTGGAATACAAAACTTCTTTCACAGAAAATTTTGAGCAACTATCCAACAAAGGTCCTAAATATTACGATATTGATGATGATAGATTCCTCAACTACGCCGAATCTGGCAACAGATATTGGGGACAAGGTTATTATAGTAAAGAAAACAACAGATACCTAAAAGCTCAAGCCTTTGGCTACAATGGCGAAGGAAAAGTTAAAATCAGCTTTATGATCCCTGCAGAGTTTACAGGATCTTCTAAACTTTCTTTCCAAACACAAAATGGCTACTACAAAGGCGATGTGCTTAAAGTGTATTACACCACAAAATATGTTCCTGGCTCAGAGCTTAACACTGATGATTTGGTAGACATTACTTCAAAATTCACCATTTCTCAGGGAAGTATCAATGGCTATCCTAACATTTGGACCGATAGCGGCGAAGTGGTGATTCCTGCCACTGGTAAAGGTTTCATCATCTTCCAATATGTGGGTGACAAAGAAATTACCACCACTATGCAAGTGGATAATGTAACTTTAAAATAAGAAACGAACTTATCGTTTAAAAATTCCCCCAGCCTCTACGAGGCTGGGGGAATTTTTTATATCAACATCTCATCAACTCAAAAAAATATTAAAGACACCCTTCGAAATATGATTTATATCACAAAGTAACATTTTTTAAGTTGAGATATTGCCCAAACCATTTTGAGTTTTTATTTTTACAAAGTCTAAATAAAATTTATAAAAATATGAACAAAGTATTATTTTCTGGGCTCTTGGTAGCCGCATCTTTTGGGATCATGAACGCCCAAACTGTCCACATTCCTGATGCAGCATTTAAAAGCAAACTGCTCACACATTATCCTAAAATAGACACCGATAACGATAACGAAATCAGTGTAGCAGAAGCGGAAGCCGTAATAGATAACCTGTCTTTATCTGATGGCGGTATCCAAGATTTAACAGGATTAGAAGCTTTTAAAAATATTAAAACCCTCCGAATTGAGGGCAATAGCATTACTTCTGGAACACTCAACTTACAAGCTCAAAAAGACTTGCAACAATTATATGCTGAAGATTGTAGTCTTTCCTCAATAGACATCAGCCAGAATGCAGATTTAGAGATTTTAAACTGTAACATTAACCAAATTTCAACATTAGATGTTAGCCATAATCCTAAATTGAGAATTTTGGAATGTGGAGAAAACCAACTAACGGCGTTAGATTTAAACCAAAACCCGCAGTTAACGGAATTGATGTGCTATTATAACCAAATCTCTGCCTTAGATTTATCTCAAAACAAAGATTTAACCGATATTTCAGCGTATGATAACCAAATTTCAGCATTAGACATTAGTCAAAATACAGCCTTGGTAAGGATAGACCTTGAAAACAATCAACTCACCACTTTGGACGCCAGCCAAAATGCCAACCTTCTTAAATTGATTTTAAAAAATAATCAGCTCAATAGTTTGGACATTTCTTTCGGTGATTATCAAAATTTTTCAGAATTAGACATTACTAATAATCCTGCTTTAAGTTGTGTTAAAATTACCGCTGGGCAAACGCCTCAAAGCACTTGGATGAAAGATGACTCCGCAAGTTTCAACGCAAACTGCGGCACTATGGGCGTTCAAAACCTCCATACCATTAACGAAACAGCGGTTTTCCCTAATCCTACCACAGACCTTGTAAAGGTAAAATCTACGCTAACGCCAACTTCTATCAAAGTTTATAATAGTGCTGGACATTTGGTAGCACAAAATCAAAATCAACAGAACATTAGCCTCAAAAATTTAAATCGTGGTGTGTATATTCTGCATATTACGATTAACGGCGAAAATATCATCAAAAAAGTAATTAAAAAATAAGTTTTTCTTTGGTTTTAGGTAACCTCTCCTCCACTGTCTCTATAGAGATAGCGGAGGATTTTTTTACAAACCGCCTACAAAAAAACGACATCCCCCCACAATTCCCATCAAAAAGATTAAAACAAATGCCCGATTTTCTTCGGGCTATTTCTTTGTTTTTTCATAACTTTGCGCCCATATCTACGCGTATAAAAAGATTAAAATTAAGACATCTATGTTTCCAAAAATCAACCCTTTAGAAACCCAAGCTTGGCAACAACTGGCAGAACATCTCAACCATCACGATTTTGATTTGAGAACACTTTTTAATGAAAACCCTACGCGTTTTGAGGACTTTTCAGTAAAAAAAGCCGATTTTATCTTTGATTATTCCAAAAATCTCATCAATCATCAAACCAAAACTTTACTTCTCAATTTAGCGGAAGAGTGCCAACTGCCACAAGCCATCAAGGCGATGTTTAGCGGAGAAAAAATCAACGAAACCGAAGGTAGAGCCGTTCTGCATACCGCTTTGAGGGATTTTTCGGACACCCCAATTTTAGTCGATGGCGAAGATATTAAACCTAAAATAAAGCGCGTGCAGCAACAGATGAAAACTTTTTCTGAAAAAATCATTTCTGGCGCCCATCGCGGATTTACAGGCAAAGAGATAACAGATGTGGTGAATATCGGCATTGGAGGGTCAGATTTAGGTCCCGTGATGGTTTGCTCAGCTCTAAAACACTTTAAAACCAGACTAAATGTTCATTTTGTGTCTAATGTAGATGGCAACCATTTAGCCGAAACGCTTAAAAATCTCAATCCAGAAACCACGCTTTTCATCATCGCTTCTAAAACTTTTACTACCCAAGAAACGATGACCAACGCAACCTCTGCCAAGCAATGGTTCCTAAAATGTGGAACACAGGAGGAGGTCGCCAAGCATTTTGTAGCGCTTTCTACCAATACGGAAGCTGTAAAAGCCTTCGGCATTGCTGAAGAGAACACTTTTGAGTTTTGGGATTGGGTTGGCGGTCGCTATTCGCTGTGGAGTGCTATTGGGCTGAGCATTGCGCTGGCTATCGGCTATGAGCATTTTGAGGCACTTCTCAAAGGCGCTTATGATGCAGACCTCCACTTTAAAACCGCTGATTTCTCTGAAAATATCCCTGTTTTGATGGGACTTTTAGGCATTTGGTATCGTAATTTTTACGGAGCGACGAGTTATGCTGTTTTGCCTTATTCTCAATATTTAGACCGTTTTCCTGCCTATCTTCAACAAGGCGATATGGAAAGTAACGGCAAAATGGTAGATAGAAACGGAGATTTTGTAAAATACGAAACAGGACCCATCATCTGGGGCGAACCTGGCACCAATGGGCAACACGCCTTCTATCAGCTGATTCATCAAGGCACCGAGTTAATCCCAGCCGATTTTATCGCTTATATAGAAGCCGCCAATCCGCTGGCTGATCATCAAGAAAAATTATTAGCCAACTTTTTCGCACAAACCGAAGCTTTAGCGTTTGGCAAAACCGAAGAGGAAGCCCAAGAGGAATTGAAATCCGCAGGCACTTCTACTGAAAAAATAGCCACTTTGGTGCGTTATAAAACATTTTTGGGCAACAGCCCTACCAATTCTTTCTTATTCCAAAAACTTACGCCATTCTCGTTAGGGCAGCTGATTGCGCTATATGAACACAAAATTTTTGTACAGGGCGTTATTTGGAACATTTATAGTTTTGATCAATTCGGTGTAGAGCTGGGCAAAGTGTTAGCTGGGCATATTTTAAAAGAATTAAAAGCGCAGAAAACGGTCACCGACCACGATAGCTCCACCAACGGATTGATGAATTATTTTTTACAACATCAACCCTAATTTTCCTTTACTTCTAAATAAATCTAAAAAAATGGCAAAAATATTAGACGGACTTAAAGTGTCCAAAGAAATTAAACAAGAAATTAAAAACGATGTAGACAAACTCAAATCCACTGGGAAAAGACTGCCGCACCTCTCCGCAATTTTAGTGGGCAACAATGGCGCAAGCAAAGCCTATGTGAATGCGAAAATAAAAGACTGCGCCGAGGTAGGCTTCCAATCTTCCCTCCATCGTTTCCCAAGTACCGCCTCCGAAGCCGAGGTTTTGGAGAAAATAAAAGAGCTCAATGAAGATCCTAAAGTAGACGGCTTTATCGTGCAACTACCGCTCCCTAAACAGATGGACCAAGAAAAAATCATTATGGCGATAGACCCTCACAAGGATGTTGATGGCTTCCACCCTGAGAATTTTGGGCGTATGGCATTGGAAATGGATACCTTCCTTCCTGCCACGCCTTTCGGTATCCTTACCCTTCTGGAGCGCTACCAAATAGAAACCAAAGGTAAACACTGCGTTATCATCGGAAGAAGCCGCATTGTAGGGCGCCCAATGAGCATCCTTATGGGGAGAAAAGATTTCCCTGGCAATTCTACGGTAACGCTAACGCACTCCTACACGCCTCATATTGAAGAATTTACAAAAAACGCTGATATTGTTATCACCGCCTTAGGCGATCCTTATTTCCTCAAAGGCAATATGATCAAAGAGGGCGCTGTTATTATTGATGTGGGGATTACTCGCGTAGATGACGACAGCGAAAAAGGCTATAAACTGGCTGGCGATGTTGATTTTGAAAGCTGTGCACCCAAAGCCTCTTGGATTACGCCCGTGCCAGGTGGTGTAGGTCCGATGACCAGAGCGATGCTGATGAAAAACACCTTATTAGCCTATAAACAGACCATCTATCAGTCGTAAAAAACATTTTTTCATCAAGTTAAAATAAGACTTTGTAGCCTGTGCTGCAGAGTTTTATTTTTTATATATTCTAAAACGAATACGCGGCTATATCCTAATATTTTTTCTTAATTTTGCAGCCTCATGAAAGCGCTTAAAACCCTTAATCCTTATTTTTGGAAACACAGAAAACTCTTATCTTGGGGAGTTTTCTTCATTATTGCCAGCAACTTTTTTGCGATTTTCCAAATTCAATTTGTGGGAAAAACCGTAGATGTCATCCACCAAGTTTTATCCGATCAAAACATCGTGAAGGAGGTTTTATTCCGTACTTTGCTCATCAATGGTGGAATTATTGTAGGCAGCTCCTTGCTCTCAGGATTTTTCCGTTTTATGATGCGACAGACCATCATCGTAACTTCAAGAAAAATAGAGTACGAACTCAAAAATAAGATTTTTAAACAATACGAAAAACTCTCTCTCACCCAATACAAAGCCACGACAGTAGGGGATTTACTCAACCGTTTGAGCGAAGATGTGGTTGCCATTAGGATGTATTTGGGCCCTGGGGTGATGTATGTGATCAACTTGGCTATTTTGCTCATCATCACCAGTATTTATATGCTCAAAACCGATGTGCAGATGACGCTCTGGACCTTAATTCCGCTGCCTATTCTCTCCTTCGTGATTTATAAAGTGAGCTCCATCATCAACCGAAAATCTAAAATTATGCAAAAGAGCCAATCGGCGATTTCTACTTTTGTGCAAGATAGTTTTTCGGGCATTCGTGTGGTTAAATTCTTTAACAAAGAAAAATATATTGAAAAAAATTATGGTCTTAAAGTTAAAGATTATCAAGATAAAGCCTTGGACTTAGCCAAAACAGAAGCTTATTTTTTTACCATTGTGCTCTTTGTTATCGGCTTGCTTAATGTAGCGATTTTATACATTGGAGGGCAAAAATTTATCAATAATGAAATGACCATAGGCGCTATTGCCGATTTTTTTATGTACATCAACATTCTGATTTGGCCGTTCTCTATGGTCGGTTGGGTGACCTCCGTTAATCAAAGAGCTGCCGCCTCTATGCAGCGGGTTAATGAGTTTATGGAAATGCAATCGGAAATTCTGAACACCAACCACAGCCACTATCCCATCCACGGCGATATAGAGTTCCGAAATGTGAGCTACACCTATCCCAACACGGGCATTAAGGCTTTGGATCAGTTGAGTTTTAAAATAAAAGCAGGCGAATCCCTCGCTATTATGGGGAAAACAGGAAGCGGAAAATCAACTATTGCGCTGTTGCTTTGCCGTTTAATAGACCCTGATGAGGGCAAAATCTTCATCGATGGAAAAAACCTCAAAGACCATAATATAGAGGCTTACCGTGCGGCATTGGGCTACATTCCGCAAGAAAGTTACCTTTTCTCGGATACCATTGCTCAGAATATTGGTTTTGCCGTAGATCAGCCTTCTATGGAAGAGATTATCCATTTTGCGAAAATCGCAGATATTCATAAAAATATTGTGGATTTCAAAAATCAATATGAGACAATGGTTGGCGAAAGAGGCGTGATGCTTTCTGGAGGACAAAAACAGCGGATTTGCATTGCCAGAGCTTTAATCAAAGAACCGAAAATCCTCATTTTTGATGATAGCCTCTCCGCCTTAGACACCGAAACGGAAGAAAATATCCTTGAAAATCTGCGTTTAATGCCAGAAAAAAGCACTCGGATTATCATTACCCACCGCCTATCCAGTGCAAAAAATGCCGATCATATTCTGCATTTAGAAGATTAAATAGCGCTTAGCCCTATGTTTTTTAACGCATTAGCATTAAAAATATAAATTTAGGTCTTTTTTCTTTGGTGATTTCAATATTTCTATTATATTTGTTTCCTAAGATTTCTAAAAAATAGATGAAATGAGTGATTATAAGGAAAAAAGAAATGAAAATGAGATTTTCACAAGAGTATTAAAAGCTGGAAGGAGAACTTATTTCTTTGATGTACGCGAGACCAAAGCGGGGGACTACTATCTGACCATTACCGAAAGTAAAAAGCATTTCCAAGATAATGGTGATGCCACTTTTGAGAAACACAAGATCTATCTCTATAAAGAAGATTTTAAAAATTTCGCAGAATTATTTAATGAAGCTTCGGAATTTATCATCCAAGAAAAAGGCGAAGATGTGATTTCAGAAAGACACGATAAGGATTTTAAAGGGCGTAATTTCACTTTAGACGCTAACGAAGACCTTTAAATTCCATTTAAATTTTAAAATGTTAAAGAATAAAAAAGCATCTACAAATTTGTAGATGCTTTTTTAGGGTGGATGACCGGGATCGAACCGGCGACCTTCAGGACCACAATCTGACGCTCTAACCAACTGAGCTACAACCACCGTTTTGTGGGTGCAAATATAGAATTATTTTTTATATCTACAAAATTATTGACTCAAAATTTTTGAAGGCTATTAACTTTTCCGTGGTAAACCCTTCCGCATACGCTACACCCGACAATCGCCCTAAATCTTGCGCCCTATAAGTTAGGCTTTCTAAGAAATTTTTGGTAGCAATAGGCGTTACAGGTTCTTTGGATTTTGGGTCGTAGAATTGCGTTTTATACGCCAAACACGCCTCTATTTTCTTATCCATAAACTCAGAAATATCCACCACGAAATCTGGTTCTATGGATTTCCATTGGATGTAATGGAACAGATGTTTGGGGCGCCACGCTTGTTGCGAACTCCCATCTTCAGCCTCTGTTTTTATTTTTACCAAGCCTGATAAGAAACACGCATCAGACACTAATTTTGCGGCTTTAGCGTGGTCTGGATGGCGATCATCAATGGCGTTGGCAAGTACCAAAGTAGGTTGATACTTCCGAATCATAGTCACAATACGCATTTGATATTCCTCTGAATTGGTTAAAAAACCATCTTTCATTTTGAGATTTTCTCTATGGGTAATGCCTAAAATTTTAGAGGCATTTTGAGCTTCTTCTGCTCTGGTTTCGCGGGTACCTCGGGTACCTAATTCGCCCTCCGTTAGGTCTACAACAGCAACAGATTTTCCCTCGGCAATGAGTTTGGCTAATGTACCACCGCAGCCTAATTCTACATCGTCTGGATGGGCGCCTATGGCTAAAATATCTACTTTATTCATCTCTCAATATTTTAATTTTAACAAAAAAGTCCCTTAATCATTGAAGATTAAGGGCACTTTTATTTTGGATTACAGCTTATTGATTAAGCACTTGTAATAAGTTCTGAGCATCTTTGTACTCTGGGTTGAGCTGCAATGATTTGTTAACATAATCAATGGCTTTGGCTCTGTTGGCATCTTTTTCAAGGTAAGCCACCGCAAAGTAAGCATAAGAAAGCGTTTCTTTATTTTTTTCTTGCTCTTCCGCTGGTTGCTTAGTTAAAGTATCAATAAAAGTTTGATACGATAACTTCGCCAAATCATTGTTGTTCGCTTGCTGATAAGCATAACCTTGGCTGTAATACGCTGGTGCCCAGTCTGGTAATAAGTTAATCATCTGTTGCCATGCATACGCTGCACCGTTCCAGTTTTTAGCCTCTTGGTAAGCCATCGCTAATTTGTAGAGGTTGTCCGTGTTTTTAGGGTCTGCCGCAACCGCTTTTTTAAGCGCTTCTATCTCTGGGCTGGTTGGTCCAGCTTCTGCCGCAGTCTTTAAATCACCGCCACCACTGTTGATTTTTGCCAATTCAGAATCCCAATTCATCGTTTCATCTTTTGCCGCTTTGGCAATGGCTAATTTCTCTTGTGCCATTTGCTTTAAGTTGGCTTTGGTAGCTTCATCTTGCGCTTTATACGCTTGCCCTGCATAGATTAGCCCTAAAAGCCCTTGGTCTGCAGGCTGCACTCTTGAAGTCTCTACTTTTGAGATAAATTGATCCAAGTTTTGCTTGGCTTCATCATAATTATGATCATTATAAAGAAGATATGCTTTTAATTTGAATTTGATAGGATCTTCTACTTTATCAAACACTTGATTTAAAATCTCTTCTGATTCTTTATAATTACCATTAGCGAAATAAAGTTTAGAAACCTCTAACTTGGTTACTGGATCTTCATCTGCATATTTTAAGTAGTTGAGAAGGTTAATGGCTGCCTCATCGTGTTTTTGGTATCTGATGTTATAGTTAGCCAAAGCCTTATAAGCTGGGGCATAAGTAGGATCTACAGCAATGGCTTTATTGAGGTTTTCAATGGCTAATTTCCATTGGTTAGCCGCCATCCAGAGGGTTGCCATTCTGGTAAATACAGAGGCTTTATTTCTGGCTACCGCTGCAGCATCTTCATAGGCTGACATCGCTTTACCCGCATCTTTTTTAATACGATACGCATCTCCCAACGAATAATAATAGTTGGCTGGCACCTGTCCTTTTTTCTGTGCTTTTTCTATAGCTTGAGTGATATAGTCAATCGCTAAATCTGGGGCACTGTTATCATCAAACATTGTTAATGCCTCCCCTGCTCTAAACAGCACTTCTGGGTCTTTTCCACGAGAATCATCTACGATGGCTTTAATTTCGTTGATGGCGCCTTTGTTGCCTTTTCCTAATTTAATAGATGCCAACCCGATTTTATCCAAATATGCCTTTCTATCTAACGCGATACCTTTGTCAAAGTATTCTTTAGCCTTGTCAAAATTAGGCTCATACTGGGTAAGATAGATGTTTCCTAAATAAAAATAATTCTCTGAAGATGGTGATTTTTCAATCAACTGATTAAAAACCGTCTTCGCTTTTGCATATTTATGAGCGTCAACATTCTGTAATCCTTCTTCTACTGTTTGAGCACCTGCAAGTCCAAAAAACATTGCTGCGGCAGCTCCTAATACCATTTTTTTTGTCATTATTTTATTTTTCATTTTAAGATTTTTTAATTACTAATCTATATTTAAAATACCAATATCACGCCAAAATAATACCATTTAACTTATTTTAATATCAATTGTATTTTATCTCATTTGCACTTCTCTTTTATAAAGGTTATAAGGCTGTAGCCCTTGTTTAGCCACCACAATTTGCCCTATTTGTGTACAAGAAAATCTGATAAATCCGTTGCCAACTCCAAAAAAGCCCTCGTTAGTCAAGAAATATAAAATCCTTGAAAACGGATATTGCATTGTTCTTATATTCTCCAAATCTGGGGTGTAAGCCTTTCCATTTTCTGCAATAATTGGTAAAATTTTTATCTTTTCCTTTAAAGCTTCTACATCTTTAGAAAAATTCCTACTGATGGTATTGAGGCTAATCACACCGATTTTATTCGGAAACTGGTGGAGGTTTTCTATAATATTTTCGTTGCCTCTGATTACGGAAAATTTCAATTCCGAAGGTTTTTTATTTAGCGTTTGAGCCACGAAATTTAGGTTGCTCGCATTAGCACCATCAAAAATCAAATTTTTGTCTTCAGATTGTAACATCTCTTCAATTTCCTTGATAGAGAGGTTTTGCCTTTCGGCGTTGGCAGGCACGACAAAAACCACGGCATCTCCCGCAAAATTAGCCGGCTGATAGGGCATATCTACTTTTTCTTCGTAGCGTTTTTGTTCCTTTTCGTTCAATTTTCTGGACATTACAATAACCCCCGCCCTATTCTCTAACAAATCCACCAGCGCAGAGTCTTCTTTTTTATAAACCACCTGAAGTTCTGCCTCTGGATAAAACGCCATATAGCGCTCAGTAAGGGCTTCGGTAACATTTTTAAAAGATTCATCTGCCTCTATCGTGATTTTTCCTTTCTGAGGCGTTTGGGCTTCTTCTTTTTTACAAGAAGTTAGCAAAACGGCGGTCAGAATGCTGTATAAGAATAATAATTTACGCATTGTTTTTATCTTCTTTTATTCTATAAATGGCTCTGACAATTCTAAAAATGCCATAAACAATCATCAAACTTCCTAAAGCGTAGGCTACATAATCTTCTAAGGTGATGGCAAAAAATTTATAGACCAAAACTACTACGCCCAATGCTATATAGGCTAATCCTGCAATAATAGACAAATAATTAAACATAGCAACAAATATAATAAAAAAAGAGGAGCTAAAACACTCCTCTTTTATAATTTAACAGAATTTTAAAACTTTGATCTATTCAAAATTCATTACTACTGGCATTCTAAATCTTGAACGCACTGGTTCGCCATTGATCTTAGCTGGTTTCCATTTTTTCTTAATGGATTTTATCGCTCTTTCCGCTTCTCTGTTGAATGTAGAGTTAGAACCTGTGGCTTTAACTTGGGTCAAAGAACCGTCTATCTCTACAACGAAGGTTAGATCTGTTTTTACATTCCCTTCATCACCATCCATTACAGAAGTATCAAAATTATCTTGGAAAGCTCTTCTGAATCCAGCATCACCACCTCCCGAGAATTCTGCCTCTTGGTCTACTCTTTCATAAACCTCGGTTTTACTCACTTGAGGCTTTACCTCTACGGTATTGGCTTTACCAGTAGATGGTGGCGGTGGCGGCGGTGAATAAGTCGGTTTTTTAACCCCTTCTTGATTCA from Riemerella columbina includes the following:
- a CDS encoding ABC transporter ATP-binding protein; translated protein: MKALKTLNPYFWKHRKLLSWGVFFIIASNFFAIFQIQFVGKTVDVIHQVLSDQNIVKEVLFRTLLINGGIIVGSSLLSGFFRFMMRQTIIVTSRKIEYELKNKIFKQYEKLSLTQYKATTVGDLLNRLSEDVVAIRMYLGPGVMYVINLAILLIITSIYMLKTDVQMTLWTLIPLPILSFVIYKVSSIINRKSKIMQKSQSAISTFVQDSFSGIRVVKFFNKEKYIEKNYGLKVKDYQDKALDLAKTEAYFFTIVLFVIGLLNVAILYIGGQKFINNEMTIGAIADFFMYINILIWPFSMVGWVTSVNQRAAASMQRVNEFMEMQSEILNTNHSHYPIHGDIEFRNVSYTYPNTGIKALDQLSFKIKAGESLAIMGKTGSGKSTIALLLCRLIDPDEGKIFIDGKNLKDHNIEAYRAALGYIPQESYLFSDTIAQNIGFAVDQPSMEEIIHFAKIADIHKNIVDFKNQYETMVGERGVMLSGGQKQRICIARALIKEPKILIFDDSLSALDTETEENILENLRLMPEKSTRIIITHRLSSAKNADHILHLED
- a CDS encoding DUF5689 domain-containing protein, whose translation is MKTTVYLKVSLLALASLGSLTSCVKDDEFDIPKIECQNQFTAANSSIKEVKDLSPTPQPPTYVSNYKITDDLIFDGYVISSDEEGNFYKQLTIQDDPENPTAGIQIAINKASLYTDYPVGAHVRIKAKGLSVGEDRGVVKLGYEKPTGQIQESKMSEFISGVCGGNTLDIKTIKPKVVNSIDEATTDENINTLVTIKNVQFADADGTLTYADVVNNITTDRTLIDKNGNQAVLRNSGYAKFAGKVMPKESGEITAVVTKYTSGKNVTWQLYIRDLDDVKFDQPRFVDGSKIYGGGALEYKTSFTENFEQLSNKGPKYYDIDDDRFLNYAESGNRYWGQGYYSKENNRYLKAQAFGYNGEGKVKISFMIPAEFTGSSKLSFQTQNGYYKGDVLKVYYTTKYVPGSELNTDDLVDITSKFTISQGSINGYPNIWTDSGEVVIPATGKGFIIFQYVGDKEITTTMQVDNVTLK
- a CDS encoding tetratricopeptide repeat protein; amino-acid sequence: MKNKIMTKKMVLGAAAAMFFGLAGAQTVEEGLQNVDAHKYAKAKTVFNQLIEKSPSSENYFYLGNIYLTQYEPNFDKAKEYFDKGIALDRKAYLDKIGLASIKLGKGNKGAINEIKAIVDDSRGKDPEVLFRAGEALTMFDDNSAPDLAIDYITQAIEKAQKKGQVPANYYYSLGDAYRIKKDAGKAMSAYEDAAAVARNKASVFTRMATLWMAANQWKLAIENLNKAIAVDPTYAPAYKALANYNIRYQKHDEAAINLLNYLKYADEDPVTKLEVSKLYFANGNYKESEEILNQVFDKVEDPIKFKLKAYLLYNDHNYDEAKQNLDQFISKVETSRVQPADQGLLGLIYAGQAYKAQDEATKANLKQMAQEKLAIAKAAKDETMNWDSELAKINSGGGDLKTAAEAGPTSPEIEALKKAVAADPKNTDNLYKLAMAYQEAKNWNGAAYAWQQMINLLPDWAPAYYSQGYAYQQANNNDLAKLSYQTFIDTLTKQPAEEQEKNKETLSYAYFAVAYLEKDANRAKAIDYVNKSLQLNPEYKDAQNLLQVLNQ
- the bshB1 gene encoding bacillithiol biosynthesis deacetylase BshB1, with the translated sequence MNKVDILAIGAHPDDVELGCGGTLAKLIAEGKSVAVVDLTEGELGTRGTRETRAEEAQNASKILGITHRENLKMKDGFLTNSEEYQMRIVTMIRKYQPTLVLANAIDDRHPDHAKAAKLVSDACFLSGLVKIKTEAEDGSSQQAWRPKHLFHYIQWKSIEPDFVVDISEFMDKKIEACLAYKTQFYDPKSKEPVTPIATKNFLESLTYRAQDLGRLSGVAYAEGFTTEKLIAFKNFESIIL
- a CDS encoding T9SS type A sorting domain-containing protein, which translates into the protein MNKVLFSGLLVAASFGIMNAQTVHIPDAAFKSKLLTHYPKIDTDNDNEISVAEAEAVIDNLSLSDGGIQDLTGLEAFKNIKTLRIEGNSITSGTLNLQAQKDLQQLYAEDCSLSSIDISQNADLEILNCNINQISTLDVSHNPKLRILECGENQLTALDLNQNPQLTELMCYYNQISALDLSQNKDLTDISAYDNQISALDISQNTALVRIDLENNQLTTLDASQNANLLKLILKNNQLNSLDISFGDYQNFSELDITNNPALSCVKITAGQTPQSTWMKDDSASFNANCGTMGVQNLHTINETAVFPNPTTDLVKVKSTLTPTSIKVYNSAGHLVAQNQNQQNISLKNLNRGVYILHITINGENIIKKVIKK
- a CDS encoding DUF3276 family protein, which translates into the protein MSDYKEKRNENEIFTRVLKAGRRTYFFDVRETKAGDYYLTITESKKHFQDNGDATFEKHKIYLYKEDFKNFAELFNEASEFIIQEKGEDVISERHDKDFKGRNFTLDANEDL
- the pgi gene encoding glucose-6-phosphate isomerase, translated to MFPKINPLETQAWQQLAEHLNHHDFDLRTLFNENPTRFEDFSVKKADFIFDYSKNLINHQTKTLLLNLAEECQLPQAIKAMFSGEKINETEGRAVLHTALRDFSDTPILVDGEDIKPKIKRVQQQMKTFSEKIISGAHRGFTGKEITDVVNIGIGGSDLGPVMVCSALKHFKTRLNVHFVSNVDGNHLAETLKNLNPETTLFIIASKTFTTQETMTNATSAKQWFLKCGTQEEVAKHFVALSTNTEAVKAFGIAEENTFEFWDWVGGRYSLWSAIGLSIALAIGYEHFEALLKGAYDADLHFKTADFSENIPVLMGLLGIWYRNFYGATSYAVLPYSQYLDRFPAYLQQGDMESNGKMVDRNGDFVKYETGPIIWGEPGTNGQHAFYQLIHQGTELIPADFIAYIEAANPLADHQEKLLANFFAQTEALAFGKTEEEAQEELKSAGTSTEKIATLVRYKTFLGNSPTNSFLFQKLTPFSLGQLIALYEHKIFVQGVIWNIYSFDQFGVELGKVLAGHILKELKAQKTVTDHDSSTNGLMNYFLQHQP
- a CDS encoding bifunctional 5,10-methylenetetrahydrofolate dehydrogenase/5,10-methenyltetrahydrofolate cyclohydrolase, with amino-acid sequence MAKILDGLKVSKEIKQEIKNDVDKLKSTGKRLPHLSAILVGNNGASKAYVNAKIKDCAEVGFQSSLHRFPSTASEAEVLEKIKELNEDPKVDGFIVQLPLPKQMDQEKIIMAIDPHKDVDGFHPENFGRMALEMDTFLPATPFGILTLLERYQIETKGKHCVIIGRSRIVGRPMSILMGRKDFPGNSTVTLTHSYTPHIEEFTKNADIVITALGDPYFLKGNMIKEGAVIIDVGITRVDDDSEKGYKLAGDVDFESCAPKASWITPVPGGVGPMTRAMLMKNTLLAYKQTIYQS